A single genomic interval of Camelina sativa cultivar DH55 chromosome 11, Cs, whole genome shotgun sequence harbors:
- the LOC104720999 gene encoding uncharacterized protein LOC104720999 → MDPQHTGDLLNHLEKQSELLKEAHKTMSQELQTLQVEHEMMMRKLYELMTTHRLNQKKMEETQTQNVLEGRETVEDSLSTLTIGDEEEH, encoded by the exons ATGGACCCCCAACATACCGGTGATTTGTTGAA CCATTTGGAGAAGCAAAGTGAATTACTCAAAGAAGCTCATAAGACCATGTCACAAGAACTCCAAACACTCCAG GTTGAACATGAGATGATGATGCGTAAACTCTATGAGCTAATGACCACTCATCGTTTAAATCAAAAG AAAATGGAGgaaactcaaactcaaaatGTGTTGGAGGGAAGAGAAACAGTTGAAGATTCTCTATCAACACTAACgattggtgatgaagaagaacattGA
- the LOC104727521 gene encoding cyclin-D5-1-like, translating to MAEPSDSIALSNLLLCHESESSLNLDEERIERSEQVPHFPTTIGDDEDYVAELVRKENRRFETEPTKTSSSSSSFDRLIAIDWILTTRTRFGFQHQTAYIAISYLDLFLHKRFIGVSSVFAPFHYLNYFLATISPDNNQSVSKDLVLLRSSDSLLALTKEVSFTEYRQFAVAAATTMLASSTSSDIIRLTREEMANKFGSISWWTSNENENVYLCYQRMLEIEDRKHMTPPPETSVPRDIQPPSSGSGAKRRLSFDDSDQTSSAKRMRML from the exons ATGGCTGAGCCCAGTGATAGTATCGCTCTCTCTAATCTCCTTCTCTGCCACGAATCGGAGTCTTCTTTAAACTTAGACGAAGAGAGGATTGAGAGATCTGAGCAAGTACCTCACTTTCCTACTACGATcggtgatgatgaagattatGTGGCGGAGCTTGTTCGTAAAGAGAATCGCCGATTCGAAACCGAACCCACTAaaacgtcgtcgtcttcttcttctttcgataGATTGATTGCAATCGATTGGATTCTCACT acAAGAACAAGATTTGGATTCCAACATCAAACAGCTTACATTGCGATTTCATACTTGGATCTGTTTCTCCATAAAAGATTCATCGGTGTAAGTTCtgtttttg CTCCTTTTCATTACTTGAACTACTTCCTTGCTACAATCTCTCCGGACAACAACCAATCTGTTTCTAAAGACTTGGTCTTGTTAAGATCCTCTGATTCCCTTCTTGCTCTAACTAAAG AGGTAAGCTTTACGGAGTATCGACAGTTCGCTGTTGCTGCTGCTACTACAATGTTAGCTTCTTCTACTTCATCGGATATTATTAGATTGACGAGAGAAGAAATGGCTAACAAGTTTGGATCCATCTCTTGGTGGACGTCTAACGAGAAT gaaaatgtatatttgtgtTATCAGAGAATGCTAGAGATTGAGGACAGGAAACATATGACACCACCGCCGGAAACCTCGGTTCCCCGCGATATACAACCGCCGTCATCAGGAAGTGGCGCTAAACGCCGGTTGTCTTTTGATGATTCTGATCAAACTTCTTCAGCCAAGAGAATGCGTATGCTCTGA
- the LOC104721002 gene encoding BTB/POZ domain-containing protein NPY5-like (The sequence of the model RefSeq protein was modified relative to this genomic sequence to represent the inferred CDS: added 113 bases not found in genome assembly): MKFMKLGSKPDSFQSEGDNARYVASDLATDVIVIIGDVKFYLHKFPLLSKSARLQKLITTTTTSSSSNEDDQIHHHHEDEIEIADIPGGPASFEICAKFCYGMTVTLNAYNVVAARCAAEFLEMYETVEKGNLVYKIEVFLNSSILQSWKDSIIVLQTTRALSPYSEELKLTGRCLDSIASRASIDTSKVEWSYTYSKKKNLDNGLRKPQAVPRDWWVEDLCDLHIDLYKRAVATIEARGNVSADVIGEALHAYAIRRIPGFSKNSSVQITDFAKYRALADSIIELIPDEKRSVSSSFLTKLLRASIFLFCDEVTGLKNRVGERLDEANLGDVLLYDVELMHSLVEVFLKSRDPREDDLTAKASVAKLVDVYLAEKSRDSDSLPLQKFLSLADMVSSFPRQSHDGVYRAIDMFLKEHPEMNKSEKKRICRLMDCRKLSAEACAHAVQNERLPMRVVVQVLFFEQVRANNNGSSSTGNSTPEIIPASRSTNTTDQEDTECWDTEDIKALRGELASLRLAKNQQENNNNKGKLMKGGGLGVSRVFSKLWSGKERSGEMMSSSGTSSPGSINDDSKSSSSTSKKH; encoded by the exons ATGAAGTTCATGAAACTTGGATCCAAACCTGATTCTTTTCAATCCGAAGGAGACAATGCTAG GTATGTAGCAAGTGACTTAGCAACAGATGTTATAGTCATCATTGGGGATGTCAAATTCTATCTTCACAAG TTTCCGCTGCTGTCGAAAAGCGCAAGGTTGCAGAAGctaatcacaacaacaacaacatcatcgtCATCAAATGAAGACGatcagattcatcatcatcatgaagaCGAGATTGAGATAGCAGATATACCCGGTGGTCCTGCTTCATTCGAGATCTGTGCTAAATTCTGTTATGGAATGACCGTTACTCTAAACGCTTACAACGTAGTCGCTGCTCGCTGCGCCGCTGAGTTTCTTGAAATGTATGAAACCGTCGAAAAAGGGAATCTTGTTTACAAGATTGAGGTTTTCTTGAACTCGAGCATACTCCAAAGCTGGAAAGATTCGATCATCGTGCTTCAAACCACGAGAGCTCTGTCTCCATACTCTGAAGAGTTGAAGCTAACGGGACGCTGTCTAGACTCGATCGCCTCAAGAGCTTCGATTGATACTTCGAAAGTCGAATGGTCGTATACTTAcagcaagaagaagaatcttgatAATGGATTGAGGAAACCGCAGGCAGTTCCTAGAGACTGGTGGGTTGAGGATCTTTGTGATCTTCATATCGATTTGTATAAACGAGCAGTCGCAACAATCGAAGCTAGAGGGAACGTTTCAGCAGACGTTATCGGAGAAGCGTTGCACGCGTATGCGATTAGAAGGATTCCTGGATTCAGCAAAAACAGTTCTGTACAGATCACTGACTTTGCCAAGTACAGAGCTTTAGCTGATTCGATCATTGAGCTGATACCTGATGAGAAACGCAGCGTCTCTTCGAGTTTCTTGACTAAGTTGTTACGTGCTtcgatctttcttttttgtgatGAAGTAACCGGGTTAAAGAACAGAGTTGGTGAACGGTTAGATGAGGCTAACTTGGGTGATGTTTTGCTCTATGATGTTGAGTTGATGCACAGCTTAGTTGAGGTTTTCTTGAAATCACGTGACCCGAGAGAGGATGATTTAACCGCTAAAGCATCAGTTGCAAAGCTTGTCGATGTTTACTTAGCTGAAAAGTCTAGGGATTCAGATAGTTTGCCTCTTCAGAAGTTCCTCTCACTCGCGGATATGGTCTCCAGCTTTCCTAGACAGTCTCATGATGGAGTTTATCGCGCAATCGACATGTTCCTTAAG GAACATCCGGAGATGAACAAGAgcgagaagaagagaatctgcAGGCTAATGGACTGTAGAAAGCTATCAGCAGAAGCATGCGCACACGCTGTTCAAAACGAGAGATTACCAATGCGTGTGGTGGTGCAAGTGCTCTTCTTTGAACAGGTAAGAGCCAACAACAACGGATCATCATCTACAGGGAACAGCACGCCAGAGATTATCCCGGCTTCGAGATCGACGAACACTACTGATCAAGAAGACACAGAGTGTTGGGACACAGAGGATATCAAAGCCTTGAGAGGTGAATTAGCAAGTCTAAGACTCGCAAAGAATCAACAGGagaacaacaataacaaagGAAAATTGATGAAAGGAGGAGGATTGGGAGTTTCTAGAGTGTTCTCGAAGC
- the LOC104721000 gene encoding BTB/POZ and TAZ domain-containing protein 5-like yields the protein MENISSEKVSGGPPSPPPYPVVVLKSTDLFTRRTSCQSFVSKATRDSWDRMFDEAHGADVLIHTDDNGLVYAHSNVIGMASDVIKGMMKQDKRRPHRKSISILGVPHDAVRVFIRFLYSSCYEKQDMEDFAVHLLVLSHVYVVPHLKRVCESEFEKFLLNKENVIDVFQLALLCDAPRLGLLCHRMILKNFEEVSTSQGWLAMKESHPRLQKELLRSVAYELNCVKQRNRKQKEIQTYTQLYDAMEAFVHICRDGCREIGPTKIETPHVSCGFQACNGLEQLLKHLAVCKLRSIPGGCSRCKRMWQLLELHSRICVDSEQCKVPLCNNFKERMKTQSRKDEKRWKLLVKNVLSTKKIGGSPFFLQAIDVTL from the exons atggagAACATCTCATCGGAAAAAGTTTCAGGAGGACCACCATCACCACCGCCTTATCCGGTAGTAGTACTAAAGTCAACGGATCTGTTTACGCGAAGAACAAGTTGTCAAAGCTTTGTCTCTAAAGCTACAAGAGATTCATGGGATCGTATGTTCGACGAAGCTCATGGAGCTGATGTTTTGATTCATACGGATGATAATGGTTTGGTCTACGCACATTCTAATGTCATC GGAATGGCTTCAGATGTAATCAAAGGAATGATGAAGCAAGATAAGAGAAGACCTCATCGTAAATCTATCTCAATCCTCGGTGTTCCACACGACGCTGTTCGAGTTTTCATTCGATTCTTATACTCTTCttg CTATGAGAAACAAGATATGGAAGATTTCGCAGTGCATCTACTTGTGTTGTCACATGTCTACGTTGTTCCGCATCTGAAACGAGTGTGCGAGTCAGAATTCGAAAAGTTTTTGCTCAACAAAGAGAATGTGATCGATGTGTTTCAGCTAGCTCTTCTCTGTGATGCTCCTCGTCTTGGTCTTCTATGTCACAGAATGATTCTCAAGAACTTTGAAGAAGTTTCTACTTCTCAAGGATGGCTAGCAATGAAAGAGAGCCATCCTAGACTCCAGAAAGAGCTCTTACGCTCTGTCGCTTACGAGCTTAAT TGTGTGAAGCAAAGAAACAGGAAACAGAAAGAGATACAGACTTACACACAGTTGTATGATGCAATGGAGGCTTTTGTTCATATATGTAGAGATGGATGCAGAGAAATAGGCCCAACAAAGATCGAAACCCCTCATGTCTCTTGCGGATTTCAAGCGTGCAACGGTTTAGAGCAGCTGTTAAAACATTTAGCGGTATGCAAACTAAGATCAATCCCTGGTGGTTGCAGCCGCTGCAAGAGAATGTGGCAGCTTCTTGAGCTTCATTCCCGTATTTGCGTAGACTCGGAACAGTGTAAAGTCCCTCTTTGCAATAATTTCAAGGAGAGGATGAAGACACAGAGCAGGAAAGATGAGAAAAGATGGAAACTTTTAGTGAAGAATGTTTTGAGCACTAAGAAAATAGGAGGATCTCCATTCTTTTTGCAGGCAATTGATGTTACTTTATGA